The genomic window ATAATCCAACATGTCGATTTTTTCCAGCTGAGTGGAAGCTCCGTACTCAGGCGTCATCACGTACATGGAAACATCTGCAAAATCAGAAACTTCCGACCCAGATTGTCCGATTCCCGAAGTTTCCAGGATAATGACATCAGGATGAGCCAGTTTCAAGACGTTTAAAGCAGACTGAATAAACGGAGAAACGGAAACGTTATTTTCCCGGGTTGCCATCGAACGCATATACACTCTCGGATCATTGATGGCATTCATGCGGATCCGGTCACCTAGAAGGGCACCTCCCGTTTTCTTTTTGGAAGGGTCGATGGAAATAATGGCCATTTTTTTATCCGGATTCGAACGAAGAAAACGTCTCACCAATTCGTCGGTTAATGAAGATTTTCCGGCTCCTCCGGTTCCCGTAATCCCGATGATCGGGATGGTCAGGTCTTTCGATTTTTCATCAATGGCCTGTACCAGTTCCGGTTTTTCTTCGGAGAAGTTTTCCACGGCTGAAATAATTTTGGCAATGCTCGTCGGGTTTTCGAAGCTGATCGCATCAAGATCCTGCGCTGTTGCCTCTTTTCCGGTTGCAAAATCGGATTTCTGAACCAGGTCGTCGATCATTCCCTGAAGCCCGAGTTCACGGCCGTCATCCGGAGAATAAATCCTGTCGATACCGTAATCCATCAGTTCTTTGATCTCTTCCGGAAGGATCACTCCGCCGCCGCCGCCGAAAATCTTAATCTGCGGTGAGTTTTTTTCCCGTAAAAGATCATAGATGTATTTAAAATATTCGTTGTGCCCTCCCTGGTAGGACGTCAGGGCAATGGCATTGGCATCTTCCTGAATAGCGGTATTCACCACTTCTTCAGCAGATTTGTCGTGTCCGAGATGGATCACTTCACATCCGGTTCCCTGGATCACACGGCGCATGATGTTGATCGCCGCATCGTGGCCGTCGAACAACGACGCTGCCGTCACGATTCTTACTTTATTGTTTGGAGTATATTTTTGGGTTTCCATAAAAAATCTAGAAAGTTTCTGAATTTCCAAATATAACAATAAAATAGAAACCGCTTGTTTAATAATAATTCGCTGTATACTAGTTTGTTAAATCGAATTGATTAATTGAAATACTAACCATTAAACTAACATTTGTTAGAAACTGTTGGTAACCAGAGGCTGTGCTTCAATTTCCCTATACCTGCTTTGAGATTTCAAATTAAAAATTTCTACTTTTGCATATTATTATCAGGATATGAAAAAGGCACTGCTGTATTTTGCACTCGGAACGGTTTTAAGTTTTTTAATCAATTATCTTTTTTACAGTTCGGAAAATATCGGGCTCGATGTATTCTATGCCATTGCATTCGGATTTGCCTGGGGCGTTGCCTATTATCTTGATACTCCCCGTTTTACACTGCCTCAGAAATTGGGATTGTCTTTTCTGGCGATGGGACTGCTGGTTTTAATCGGTACCTTGATTTTCACTCTTGAACTGGCCATTCCGTCCATCCTTAAATTTTCTACGGTTTTTGTTGCCTATTATCTTATTGCAAGCTTCAGGGCGAATAAAACGCTTCGGGATTAATTTGCATTTACTTTCTTATTTAATTAAATTATAGAAGATTGGCGGCGCATGTTTAAATAACAAACTAAAATTGGGATTTTAATTTTATTCCCAAATCCTGAATTACCGATTCTTTAATTTTTGATCCTAACGGGCTTTTTTTCAATGTATAAGGTTGATTTACGGAAATGTGCTGAGATTAAATAAAATATGTTTTTGCGTTCCGAAAATAATTTGTACCTTTGCACACCCTTTTAGGGGAAAATTATGTTTAATCTTTAACTAAAACGTGTGAATACATTAAGTTACAAAACTGTTTCAGCGAACAAAGCTACTGCTAATAAAGAATGGGTTGTGGTAGACGCTGAAGGACAGCCGTTAGGAAGACTAGCTTCTACGGTTGCAAAGATTTTGAGAGGTAAGCACAAAACAAACTTTACACCTCACGTAGATTGTGGTGATAACGTTATCGTTTTGAACGCTGGGAAAGTTACCCTTTCCGGAAACAAGTGGAACGACAAGACTTATATCTGGCATACAGGATATCCTGGAGGACAGAAGTCTATGACTGCGGCTGAACTTCAAAAGAAAGATTCTTTAAAAGTATTGGAAAAATCTGTAAAAGGAATGTTGCCTAAAAACAGATTGGGAGCTGCTTTATTAAAGAACCTTTACTTATATGAAGGAACTGAGCACAAACATGAAGCTCAACAGCCTAAAACAATTAATGTTAACGAATTTAAATAATTAATATGTCTACAGTTCACAAAATCGGAAGAAGAAAAACTTCTGTAGCAAGAGTTTATGTAAAGCCAGGAACTGGTAACATTACAGTAAACGGAAAAGATGCTAAAGAATATTTCTCTACAGAT from Chryseobacterium sp. SORGH_AS_0447 includes these protein-coding regions:
- the rplM gene encoding 50S ribosomal protein L13 yields the protein MNTLSYKTVSANKATANKEWVVVDAEGQPLGRLASTVAKILRGKHKTNFTPHVDCGDNVIVLNAGKVTLSGNKWNDKTYIWHTGYPGGQKSMTAAELQKKDSLKVLEKSVKGMLPKNRLGAALLKNLYLYEGTEHKHEAQQPKTINVNEFK